A region of Culicoides brevitarsis isolate CSIRO-B50_1 chromosome 1, AGI_CSIRO_Cbre_v1, whole genome shotgun sequence DNA encodes the following proteins:
- the LOC134827942 gene encoding uncharacterized protein LOC134827942 isoform X2 → MSLKLPKFLNKSYLERILQQNEGDSSISVENFECKPAVAAGNNYASQLLRTTVKYKKDGKCCEKSLIIKTVNANEEITKILTKSGFFEKEIIMYDRILPKFQKLLESIGDMDKIYSPAVFVDHENSTIIFNDLKQEGYELADRLNGLDEDHIRLLMRKIAKFHACSMILMENGEEDFSDFQEKPTSSASASFDKAMLGACLEQMKTWQGYEKYVTKMEKLREKFTMQTRETLKKSNILPNVLNHGDLWVNNMMFKYNKETRKPEDLVLIDFQVGYIGPPVIDLMYFTLTSTHLDIKLNRNWEIIAMYQDNLAQILQKFGFKGKIPTLFEIQCQRIERQFYEILALVAISPVILNEQEDHADLEGLVGDSLESKQFKEQMFKNSKFIKTLKHFLPIWDKMGLLDPLH, encoded by the exons atgtcTCTAAAACTTCcaaaattcttgaataaatCGTATTTGGAACGGATTTTACAGCAAAATGAAGGCGATTCATCAATTTCTGTTGAGAATTTCGAATGCAAACCCGCCGTTGCAGCTGGAAATAATTATGCAAGTCAACTTTTACGAACAACGGTAAAGTACAAAAAGGATGGAAAGTGCTGCGAAAAGTCGTTGATCATCAAAACCGTTAACGCGAATGAGGAGATAACCAAAATCCTCACTAAAAGTGGtttctttgaaaaagaaatcatCATGTACGATCGTATTTTAccgaaattccaaaaattactCGAAAGTATCGGAGAtatggataaaatttattcgccagCAGTTTTTGTGGATCACGAAAATTcaacgataatttttaatgatctcAAGCAAGAAGGATATGAGCTTGCGGATCGCTTAAACGGCCTTGACGAGGATCATATAAGACTTTTAATGCGAAAAATCGCCAAATTTCACGCTTGTTCGatgattttaatggaaaatggcGAAGAAGATTTTTcggattttcaagaaaaaccaACAAGTTCTGCTTCGGCCTCTTTCGACAAAGCCATGCTTGGTGCCTGTTTGGAGCAAATGAAGACATGGCAAGGATACGAAAAGTACGttacaaaaatggaaaaattaagagaGAAATTTACAATGCAAACACGTGAAACgcttaaaaagtcaaatattttgccAAATGTTTTGAATCATGGGGATTTGTGGGTGAATAATATGATGTTCAAGTACAATAAGGAGACTCGAAAGCCAGAAGATCTTGTTTTG atcgaCTTCCAAGTTGGTTATATAGGACCTCCAGTGATAGATTTGATGTATTTTACATTGACTTCCACGCATTTGGACATCAAACTAAATCGAAATTGGGAAATAATTGCAATGTATCAGGATAATTTAGCTCAAATCTTGCAGAAATTTGGATTTAAAGGCAAAATTCCTACTTTGTTCGAAATTCAGTGTCAAAGAATCGAGCGACAATTTTAcg aaattttggcTCTAGTTGCAATTTCTCCTGTAATACTGAATGAACAAGAAGATCACGCAGATTTAGAAGGTTTGGTGGGCGATTCGCTTGAATCCAAGCAATTTAAGGaacaaatgtttaaaaattcaaaattcattaaaactctCAAGCATTTCTTGCCGATTTGGGATAAAATGGGACTTTTGGATCCGTtgcattaa
- the LOC134827987 gene encoding uncharacterized protein LOC134827987: protein MSLKLPKFLNKSYLERILQQHESDLSISVENFECKPAVAAGNNYASQLFRTSIKYKKNSKICEKSWIIKTVHADEEINKIIAKSGLFQKELIMYDRILPKFQKLLEIIGDTDKIYSPAVFVDFENSTIIFNDLKQEGYELADRLNGLDEDHIQLLMRKIAKFHAFSMILMENEEEDFPEFQDKPINGTSAFQNFVNSMFDTCLDQLKTWQGYEKYVTKMEKLRETFLFKSREMFQKSETLPNVLNHGDLWVNNMMFKYNKETGKPEDLLLIDFQLCFVRPPVIDLMYFNISSSNLDIKLNQNWDILAMYQENLALNLKKLGFKGKIPTLFEIQCQRIERQFYELMAVIVASPVMLNEQEDNADFESFVSDSPAARQFREQMLKNAKFIKTLKHFLPIWDNMGLLDQLH from the exons atgtctttaaaacttccaaaatttttaaataaatcgtaTTTGGAACGAATTTTGCAGCAACATGAAAGCGATTTATCAATTTCTGTTGAGAATTTCGAATGCAAACCCGCCGTTGCAGCTGGAAATAATTATGCAAGTCAACTTTTTCGAACATCGATAAAgtacaagaaaaattcaaaaatttgtgaaaagtcGTGGATCATCAAAACCGTTCATGCTGAtgaggaaataaataaaattattgctaAAAGTGGTCTATTTCAAAAAGAACTCATCATGTACGATCGTATTTTAccgaaattccaaaaattactCGAAATTATCGGAGATactgacaaaatttattcgccagcggtttttgtggatttcgaaaattcgacgataatttttaatgatctcAAACAAGAAGGGTATGAACTTGCAGATCGCTTGAATGGCCTGGATGAGGATCACATCCAACTATTGATGcgaaaaattgctaaatttcatgctttttcaatgattttaatggaaaacgaAGAGGAAGATTTTCCAGAATTCCAAGATAAGCCAATAAATGGAACTTCAGCCTTTCAAAATTTCGTGAATTCTATGTTTGATACCTGTTTGGATCAACTTAAGACATGGCAAGGATATGAAAAGTACGTTacaaaaatggaaaagttACGGGAaacgtttttgtttaaatcacGAGAAATGTTTCAAAAGTCAGAAACTTTGCCAAATGTTTTGAATCATGGCGATTTGTGGGTAAACAACATGATGTTCAAATACAATAAAGAGACTGGAAAGCCTGAGGATCTCCTCTTG atTGACTTCCAACTTTGTTTCGTGAGACCTCCTGTGATTGATTTGATGTACTTTAATATATCGTCATCTAATTTGGATATaaaattgaaccaaaattGGGATATATTGGCGATGTATCAAGAAAATTTGGCTCTAAACTTGAAGAAATTAggatttaaaggaaaaattcctACTTTGTTTGAGATTCAGTGTCAAAGAATCGAGCGACAAttttatg aattaatggCTGTCATCGTAGCTTCTCCTGTAATGCTGAATGAACAAGAAGATAATGCTGATTTTGAATCGTTCGTTAGTGATTCGCCTGCAGCGAGGCAGTTTAGGGagcaaatgttgaaaaatgcaaaattcattaaaactttgaagcattttttgccaatttggGATAATATGGGACTTTTGGATCAGTTACactga
- the LOC134827942 gene encoding uncharacterized protein LOC134827942 isoform X1: MSQKLPKFLNKSYLERILQQNESDSSISVENFECKPAVAAGNNYASQLLRTTVKYKKDGKCCDKSLIIKTVVADEEMAKVMVESGIFKKELIMYDRILPKFQKLLKSIGDTEKLYSPAVFVDYENSTIIFNDLKQEGYELGDRLNGCDVDHIRLLTRKIAKFHACSMILMENGEEDFADFQEQPLKEDTPFENFFFGMFDACVEELKTWPGYEKYVKKMEKLRETFMIKSREMFVKSKTLPNVLAHGDLWVNNMMFKYNKETRRPEDLVLIDFQVGYIGPPVIDLMYFTLTSTHLDIKLNRNWEIIAMYQDNLAQILQKFGFKGKIPTLFEIQCQRIERQFYEILALVAISPVILNEQEDHADLEGLVGDSLESKQFKEQMFKNSKFIKTLKHFLPIWDKMGLLDPLH; encoded by the exons atgtctcaaaaacttccaaaatttttaaataaatcgtaTTTGGAACGGATTTTACAGCAAAATGAAAGCGATTCATCAATTTCTGTTGAGAATTTCGAATGCAAACCCGCCGTTGCAGCTGGAAATAATTATGCAAGTCAACTTTTACGAACAACGGTAAAGTACAAAAAGGATGGAAAGTGCTGCGACAAATCGTTGATCATCAAAACAGTAGTTGCTGATGAGGAAATGGCCAAAGTTATGGTTGAAAGTGGTATTTTCAAGAAGGAACTCATCATGTACGATCGtattttgccaaaatttcaaaaattgctcaaaagtaTCGGAGATACGGAGAAACTTTATTCGCCAGCGGTTTTTGTGGATTACGAAAATTCgacgataatttttaatgatctgAAGCAAGAAGGATATGAGCTTGGAGATCGCTTGAATGGCTGTGATGTGGACCATATTCGACTTTTAACACGGAAAATTGCCAAATTTCACGCATGTTCGatgattttaatggaaaatggcGAAGAAGATTTTGCTGATTTTCAAGAACAACCTTTAAAAGAAGATACTccctttgaaaatttcttttttggcATGTTTGATGCTTGTGTTGAGGAACTCAAAACATGGCCAGGATACGAAaagtatgttaaaaaaatggaaaagttaCGAGAAACGTTTATGATTAAGTCACGAGAAATGTTTGTAAAGTCAAAAACTTTGCCAAATGTTCTAGCTCACGGGGATTTGTGGGTAAATAATATGATGTTCAAATATAATAAGGAGACTCGTAGGCCTGAAGATCTTGTTTTG atcgaCTTCCAAGTTGGTTATATAGGACCTCCAGTGATAGATTTGATGTATTTTACATTGACTTCCACGCATTTGGACATCAAACTAAATCGAAATTGGGAAATAATTGCAATGTATCAGGATAATTTAGCTCAAATCTTGCAGAAATTTGGATTTAAAGGCAAAATTCCTACTTTGTTCGAAATTCAGTGTCAAAGAATCGAGCGACAATTTTAcg aaattttggcTCTAGTTGCAATTTCTCCTGTAATACTGAATGAACAAGAAGATCACGCAGATTTAGAAGGTTTGGTGGGCGATTCGCTTGAATCCAAGCAATTTAAGGaacaaatgtttaaaaattcaaaattcattaaaactctCAAGCATTTCTTGCCGATTTGGGATAAAATGGGACTTTTGGATCCGTtgcattaa